In Anaerolineae bacterium, one DNA window encodes the following:
- a CDS encoding HAMP domain-containing protein produces the protein MAWWQPASWYWRWPTGGWEWGVWIVWGVGLLLGGVWWRRWRRRPWSSGYTLLAVLLLALVGLGAWWKAYPTQAALPWNPLVERRVALWLPLGSLSWGLAAGWLGVLPAMVLALLVGAARGLLWTHTAFSLWVEVTLAGAMAWAAFQPYRTRFFRVLRRPWGSALMALATYAALLLGEALVYGFSHPDTWIAPGSYGALLAFRGLELLLVGGVAWLCSSLPVCAWGRREEEATVPSPMERSLTARFAGLSFPLAVGIGLTLVVVSGVVSVQVARQMLRERLLVVTRLAATSIPSFVEAGQQHLQALAEEVEHGEASASLEEALQAAYYPQEVFFNRLLVVDAQGRIQAAYPSEQGLRLSPDEWSAVPFALSGVPMQIIPSPALGQQRAGWVSFIMPLKKQGLVLIGRADLALSPVSEPITQVLASLQDDRGLGIILDEEGRVLYPLDLAHSPVAFQPESWTGLQGQLLVVDSPAGERFWMMAQRTLGRPWWVVVLLPMTQVRQMAFRIAWPLAMVALALYGLSLLGMYSLLRVVTQSLRSLAREAQRIARGDLDHALTVEGVDEVSQLRQAFETMRRRLKERLTELAQLLEVSQRTARANRVETLVQPVLQAAQQVRPLLARVVLQPDALPAGERRSERLGYGVGTTPEVVEKIDRLVLEWTHSKTQVILRQPQGVPGWPLSRETSVGSLVALALRYEEHLFGAFYVLLPEGRTPEPHLLDYLRTLASQLSLALANVRLLLEVQLDKQRLEAILASSPDPILVTDVRGNLLLCNPAALEALGMRPDQVGLPLSEVLPVPSLAELLVAKGAQRPRVAEVALEDGRVFFASVSEVRMGARMVGRVALLRDITRYKELDALKSEFVATVSHDLRSPLTLLRGYATMLDLTANLNERQRQYLRQILQAVDSMAHLVNNLLDLGRIEAGVGLRLRQVSPEEVVRRVVAAGEPKARAKHIQLNMEVAASTPPLIEADEDLLERALGNLVDNAIKYTPAEGRVTVRVGPLEGEDGVLFAVEDTGVGIAPVDQPRLFERFFRVKRRDVQRQQGSGLGLAIVKSIVDRHHGRVWVESQLGKGSTFFIALPLRQPAGEDSAGKP, from the coding sequence GTGTGGTGGCGTCGCTGGCGGCGGCGGCCCTGGAGCAGCGGCTACACGCTCCTGGCCGTGCTGCTCTTAGCCCTGGTGGGCCTTGGGGCATGGTGGAAAGCCTATCCCACCCAGGCGGCACTTCCCTGGAACCCTCTGGTGGAGCGGCGTGTGGCCCTCTGGCTGCCTTTGGGCTCTCTCTCTTGGGGGCTGGCGGCGGGCTGGTTAGGCGTTCTTCCGGCCATGGTGCTGGCCCTTCTGGTCGGCGCGGCGCGCGGTTTGCTGTGGACGCATACCGCTTTTTCCCTCTGGGTTGAGGTGACCCTGGCGGGGGCCATGGCCTGGGCGGCCTTTCAGCCTTATCGGACCCGCTTCTTTCGGGTGTTGCGCCGCCCCTGGGGGAGCGCCTTGATGGCCCTGGCGACCTATGCAGCGCTGCTCCTGGGGGAAGCCCTGGTGTACGGGTTCAGCCATCCCGATACCTGGATCGCACCGGGAAGCTATGGCGCGCTGTTGGCCTTTCGCGGGCTGGAATTACTGCTGGTGGGCGGCGTGGCTTGGCTCTGTTCATCGCTGCCTGTGTGCGCCTGGGGTCGGCGGGAGGAAGAAGCCACGGTTCCCTCCCCGATGGAACGCAGCCTGACGGCGCGGTTTGCGGGGCTTTCCTTCCCCCTGGCGGTGGGGATTGGGCTGACCCTGGTGGTGGTGAGTGGGGTGGTGTCGGTACAGGTGGCCCGACAAATGTTGCGCGAGCGTTTGCTGGTCGTCACGCGTCTGGCCGCGACCAGCATCCCTTCCTTTGTGGAGGCTGGTCAACAACACCTCCAGGCGCTGGCCGAGGAGGTGGAACACGGGGAGGCGAGCGCGTCGTTGGAGGAGGCGCTGCAGGCGGCGTACTACCCCCAGGAGGTGTTTTTCAACCGGTTGCTTGTGGTTGACGCCCAGGGGCGGATTCAGGCGGCTTACCCCTCCGAGCAGGGGTTGCGGTTAAGCCCCGATGAATGGTCAGCAGTGCCGTTCGCCTTGAGCGGCGTGCCCATGCAAATCATCCCTTCTCCGGCGTTGGGGCAGCAACGGGCCGGTTGGGTCAGTTTCATTATGCCCCTCAAAAAGCAAGGGCTGGTGCTCATCGGCCGGGCGGACCTCGCTCTGAGTCCAGTTAGTGAACCTATCACCCAGGTATTGGCCTCTTTGCAAGATGACCGTGGCCTGGGTATTATCCTGGACGAGGAAGGGCGAGTGCTATATCCTTTGGATTTAGCCCACTCGCCAGTGGCTTTCCAGCCTGAGTCTTGGACGGGCCTTCAAGGCCAGTTACTTGTGGTGGATAGTCCCGCTGGAGAGCGTTTTTGGATGATGGCGCAACGCACCCTGGGGCGGCCCTGGTGGGTGGTGGTGCTTTTGCCGATGACCCAGGTGCGTCAAATGGCCTTTCGCATCGCCTGGCCGTTGGCCATGGTAGCGCTGGCCCTCTACGGCCTTTCGTTGCTGGGGATGTATAGTCTGCTGCGGGTGGTGACCCAATCCCTGCGTTCTCTGGCCAGGGAGGCCCAACGCATCGCCCGCGGCGACCTGGATCATGCTCTCACGGTGGAAGGAGTTGATGAGGTCAGCCAGTTGCGGCAGGCGTTTGAGACCATGCGCCGCCGACTGAAAGAACGCTTGACCGAGTTGGCGCAACTTTTAGAGGTCAGCCAGCGCACTGCCAGGGCCAATCGGGTGGAAACGCTGGTGCAACCCGTGCTACAGGCGGCGCAGCAGGTGCGCCCCCTTTTAGCGCGTGTGGTGCTTCAGCCAGACGCTTTGCCCGCCGGTGAACGGCGTTCAGAACGGTTGGGGTATGGTGTTGGCACGACGCCAGAAGTCGTGGAAAAGATAGACCGCTTAGTTTTGGAATGGACCCACAGCAAGACACAGGTGATCTTGCGACAGCCACAAGGGGTACCAGGATGGCCCCTATCACGGGAGACCTCTGTGGGTAGTTTGGTGGCCCTGGCCCTGCGTTATGAGGAGCACCTTTTTGGTGCGTTTTATGTGCTTCTCCCAGAAGGGCGCACCCCAGAGCCTCATCTGTTGGATTACCTCCGCACCCTGGCCAGCCAGTTGAGTTTGGCTCTGGCCAATGTGCGCCTTTTGCTGGAAGTGCAACTGGACAAGCAGCGCCTAGAAGCGATTCTCGCCTCTTCACCGGATCCTATCCTGGTGACCGATGTGCGGGGCAATCTGCTTTTGTGCAATCCGGCAGCGCTGGAGGCCTTGGGAATGCGCCCGGATCAGGTGGGGCTGCCCCTCTCCGAAGTGTTGCCTGTGCCTTCCCTGGCGGAATTGCTCGTCGCCAAAGGGGCACAGCGCCCTCGGGTGGCCGAGGTCGCCCTGGAGGATGGCCGCGTGTTTTTCGCTTCGGTGAGCGAGGTGCGCATGGGCGCGCGTATGGTGGGGCGGGTGGCCCTGTTGCGCGACATCACCCGGTACAAAGAGTTGGACGCCCTCAAGTCGGAATTCGTGGCTACGGTGAGCCACGACCTGCGCTCGCCCCTCACCCTGCTGCGGGGCTACGCCACCATGTTGGACCTGACCGCCAATCTGAACGAGCGCCAGCGGCAATACCTGCGGCAAATCCTGCAGGCGGTGGACAGCATGGCGCACCTGGTGAACAATTTGCTGGACCTGGGCCGCATTGAGGCCGGAGTAGGTCTGCGGTTACGCCAGGTGTCTCCCGAGGAGGTCGTGCGACGGGTGGTGGCCGCTGGCGAGCCGAAGGCCCGGGCCAAGCACATTCAACTGAACATGGAAGTGGCGGCCAGCACGCCCCCCCTGATCGAGGCGGATGAAGATCTGCTGGAGCGGGCGCTGGGCAATTTAGTGGATAATGCCATCAAGTACACCCCGGCCGAGGGGCGGGTGACGGTGCGGGTCGGTCCGCTGGAGGGCGAGGACGGCGTGCTGTTTGCCGTTGAAGATACCGGGGTGGGGATCGCGCCGGTGGACCAGCCGCGCTTGTTTGAGCGTTTCTTCCGGGTCAAGCGGAGGGATGTGCAGCGCCAGCAGGGGTCGGGCCTGGGGCTGGCTATTGTGAAATCCATTGTCGATCGCCACCATGGCCGCGTTTGGGTGGAAAGCCAATTGGGCAAGGGCAGCACCTTCTTCATCGCCCTGCCTTTGCGCCAGCCTGCCGGAGAGGATTCCGCAGGCAAACCTTGA